A single region of the Salvia miltiorrhiza cultivar Shanhuang (shh) chromosome 8, IMPLAD_Smil_shh, whole genome shotgun sequence genome encodes:
- the LOC131000882 gene encoding ceramide synthase LOH2 isoform X2 yields MESFWTPNGVPGVSHFAVAFYFVFAFFAARAFLDRFIFRRLAVWLVTRGTSRSKRSEETRTKIAKCAESMWKFTYYGTAEFCVLAANYQEPWFTDVKEYFTGWPNQELKLSVKLIYMCQCGFYLYSIAALLTWETRRKDFSVMMSHHIVTVILISYSYMTRFFQIGIVILALHDASDVFLEGAKIFKYSGKELGASAFFGLFAISWLVLRLIYFPFWIIRSSSYYLCQVLNLSQTSHATMYYIFNTMLITLLVFHIYWWVLICSMITRQLNNRGKVGEDIRSDTEDDD; encoded by the exons ATGGAATCGTTCTGGACGCCTAATGGCGTCCCCGGCGTTTCGCATTTTGCCGTAGCTTTCTATTTCGTTTTTGCGTTCTTCGCGGCAAGGGCATTCCTCGACAGATTTATTTTTCGC AGGCTGGCAGTCTGGCTGGTGACCCGAGGTACTAGTCGGTCGAAACGGAGTGAGGAGACAAGGACAAAGATAGCAAAATGTGCAGAGTCCATGTGGAAGTTTACGTACTATGGTACTGCTGAGTTTTGTGTTTTGGCAGCTAATTACCAGGAACCATGGTTTACAGATGTGAAAGAATACTTTACAGGCTGGCCTAATCAAGAACTTAA GCTTTCCGTGAAACTTATCTACATGTGCCAATGTGGATTCTACCTCTATAGCATTGCTGCCCTCCTTACCTGGGAAACTCGAAGGAAGGATTTCTCTGTCATGATGTCTCATCATATCGTCACTGTCATCCTAATTTCTTATTCATATATGACAAG GTTCTTCCAGATAGGAATTGTTATTCTTGCATTGCATGATGCCAGCGATGTATTCCTTGAAGGtgctaaaatttttaaatactcAGGAAAAGAGCTAGGAGCTAGTGCATTTTTTGGTTTGTTTGCCATATCATGGCTCGTGCTAAGGCTTATATACTTTCCGTTTTGGATCATCAGGTCATCGAG CTACTATTTATGTCAAGTCCTGAACCTGTCACAGACATCCCATGCAACAATGTACTATATCTTCAACACAATGTTAATAACTCTGCTTGTTTTCCACATTTACTGGTGGGTCCTCATATGTTCAATGATAACAAGACAGCTGAACAATAGAGGAAAAGTTGGGGAAGACATACGATCAG ACACCGAAGATGATGACTAG
- the LOC131000906 gene encoding uncharacterized protein LOC131000906 isoform X3 → MKSFEIDGTTLSLALFVDVTNSKELLELMQAGTLEPEVAFLNASLIPDVFPVLAAANKTLVAKIRDSLTTRTLHSELVYNYSGSKHISESLKRCGISDSTTYILAARFGATADEMTAIKGLIKGTEIGLEELETRANQAQIQKHYKISAPELGISSVADAITCRISARDAL, encoded by the exons ATGAAGAGCTTCGAGATCGATGGtaccactctctctctcgctctcttcGTCGACGTTACCAATTCCAA AGAGCTTCTGGAGTTGATGCAAGCAGGGACTTTGGAACCAGAAGTAGCATTTCTCAATGCTTCACTT ATACCAGATGTTTTccctgttcttgctgcagcaaACAAGACGCTTGTAGCAAAAATACGAGACTCACTGACAACCCGCACTCTTCATTCGGAGCTTGTCTACAACTACTCAGGCTCCAAACAT ATATCGGAGTCCTTGAAGAGGTGCGGCATATCAGACAGCACCACTTACATCCTCGCAGCTCGTTTTGGTGCTACAGCTGATGAG ATGACAGCCATAAAGGGGCTTATCAAAGGGACAGAAATAGGGTTGGAGGAATTGGAAACACGAGCTAATCAAGCCCAGATACAGAAG CACTACAAAATATCAGCGCCGGAGTTGGGGATATCTTCGGTGGCGGATGCTATTACGTGCAGGATTTCTGCGCGAGATGCTTTGTAA
- the LOC131000906 gene encoding uncharacterized protein LOC131000906 isoform X2: MKSFEIDGTTLSLALFVDVTNSKELLELMQAGTLEPEVAFLNASLIPDVFPVLAAANKTLVAKIRDSLTTRTLHSELVYNYSGSKHQISESLKRCGISDSTTYILAARFGATADEMTAIKGLIKGTEIGLEELETRANQAQIQKHYKISAPELGISSVADAITCRISARDAL, translated from the exons ATGAAGAGCTTCGAGATCGATGGtaccactctctctctcgctctcttcGTCGACGTTACCAATTCCAA AGAGCTTCTGGAGTTGATGCAAGCAGGGACTTTGGAACCAGAAGTAGCATTTCTCAATGCTTCACTT ATACCAGATGTTTTccctgttcttgctgcagcaaACAAGACGCTTGTAGCAAAAATACGAGACTCACTGACAACCCGCACTCTTCATTCGGAGCTTGTCTACAACTACTCAGGCTCCAAACAT CAGATATCGGAGTCCTTGAAGAGGTGCGGCATATCAGACAGCACCACTTACATCCTCGCAGCTCGTTTTGGTGCTACAGCTGATGAG ATGACAGCCATAAAGGGGCTTATCAAAGGGACAGAAATAGGGTTGGAGGAATTGGAAACACGAGCTAATCAAGCCCAGATACAGAAG CACTACAAAATATCAGCGCCGGAGTTGGGGATATCTTCGGTGGCGGATGCTATTACGTGCAGGATTTCTGCGCGAGATGCTTTGTAA
- the LOC131000860 gene encoding uncharacterized protein LOC131000860 has protein sequence MSSSGRYYWAQNCGDEFQAKGIVVVFAWVSFSEALLNDSISFYSSLGWNSLVCRSKYLNPFFPERATSLAFAVLEELVKELKGGLCPVVLAAFAGGSKACMYKVLQIIEGCSEVELNMEDRRLVASCISGQIYDSDPIDFTTDLGARFALHRSILKMPGASKLASFLAKGVTSSLDALFLTRFGSQQAEYWQTLYSSVRLGAPFLILCSENEDTVPFSTLCTFAKHLLDVGGTVKIIKRTAAFHLGHHQHQSTQCTAITKLLEEAVSVFSEKIQNLGEKCNMEDMHDVISPIIYNLQNATVVTNPNDHFLLPSSSEYQKSTEELKDRLSPHRSSPRMSTNTVLGQILFDACVPQNVEGWDIKFSGSLNGVPFASVRRRSPFCAMKQRSRL, from the exons ATGAGCAGCAGCGGGAGGTACTACTGGGCGCAGAATTGCGGCGACGAGTTTCAAGCTAAAGGAATAGTCGTGGTTTTCGCGTGGGTGTCGTTCAGCGAAGCTCTGCTGAATGATTCTATCAGCTTCTACTCTTCTCTCGGATGGAACTCTTTGGTTTGCCGTTCCAAATATCTCAATCC GTTCTTTCCAGAGAGAGCTACATCCCTTGCTTTTGCTGTCCTAGAAGAGCTTGTCAAG GAGCTCAAAGGTGGATTATGTCCTGTAGTACTTGCGGCTTTTGCTGGGGGTTCGAAAGCTTGCATGTATAAGGTTTTGCAG ATTATTGAAGGATGTTCTGAAGTTGAACTcaatatg GAAGATCGTAGGTTGGTTGCAAGCTGCATCTCTGGACAGATCTATGATTCTGACCCCATAGATTTTACTACTGACTTGGGTGCTCGATTTGCTTTGCATCGCTCGATCCTTAAAATGCCTGGTGCGTCGAAGCTAGCATCATTTTTAGCAAAAGGTGTTACTTCGAGCTTGGATGCTTTATTTCTCACCAGATTCGGTTCCCAACAGGCTGAATACTGGCAAACCCTTTATTCCTCTGTG CGTTTGGGGGCCCCCTTTCTCATTCTATGCTCAGAAAATGAAGACACTGTTCCTTTTTCAACCCTATGTACCTTTGCAAAGCATTTACTGGATGTGGGCGGTACTGTAAAGATTATAAAGAGGACCGCTGCATTCCATCTAG GCCATCATCAGCACCAATCAACACAGTGCACAGCTATAACCAAGTTGCTTGAGGAGGCAGTTTCAGTTTTCTCGGAAAAAATTCAGAATCTTGGAGAAAAATGCAACATGGAAGATATGCATGATGTTATCTCCCCCATAATTTACAATCTCCAGAACGCAACAGTTGTCACAAATCCAAATGACCACTTCTTGCTGCCAAGCTCATCAGAGTATCAAAAGAGCACAGAGGAGCTGAAAGACAGGTTGTCGCCTCATCGGTCAAGCCCTCGTATGAGCACAAATACTGTTCTTGGCCAAATATTGTTCGATGCTTGTGTTCCACAAAATGTTGAAGGTTGGGATATTAAGTTCTCAGGAAGTTTGAATGGAGTACCGTTTGCTTCTGTACGGAGACGCTCCCCCTTTTGTGCAATGAAACAGAGATCAAGATTATGA
- the LOC131000927 gene encoding uncharacterized protein LOC131000927: protein MACLNMSSNDQSLYNTINGPRISFSNDFLEPIKLEKSYREAPVSSDFEFSVRNYSMISADEVFFNGKMLPSRDNFTKTTTLRDELLAGDDDCEDVSSLRLVKGASRWFGLKRSHNVVPKKSEKKSLGSIDEMKASEMDVFAKFTRKK, encoded by the coding sequence ATGGCATGCTTAAACATGTCGAGCAACGATCAATCCTTGTACAACACGATCAATGGTCCAAGAATCTCATTTTCAAATGATTTTCTTGAGCCCATCAAGCTAGAGAAGAGCTATAGAGAAGCCCCCGTGTCCTCGGATTTCGAGTTCTCTGTCCGGAACTACTCTATGATCTCTGCAGATGAGGTTTTCTTCAATGGCAAAATGCTGCCATCAAGGGACAACTTCACGAAGACGACTACTCTCAGAGACGAGCTCCTTGCTGGTGACGATGATTGTGAGGATGTTTCCTCGCTGAGGCTGGTCAAGGGTGCGAGCCGCTGGTTTGGGCTCAAGAGATCACACAACGTTGTGCCTAAGAAGAGTGAGAAGAAGAGTTTGGGAAGTATAGATGAGATGAAGGCCTCAGAGATGGATGTTTTTGCCAAGTTTACCAGGAAGAAATAA
- the LOC131000906 gene encoding uncharacterized protein LOC131000906 isoform X1, translating into MKSFEIDGTTLSLALFVDVTNSKELLELMQAGTLEPEVAFLNASLIPDVFPVLAAANKTLVAKIRDSLTTRTLHSELVYNYSGSKHISESLKRCGISDSTTYILAARFGATADEMTAIKGLIKGTEIGLEELETRANQAQIQKVCSSSSSSIRFKYVVAGVDVCFVDLSTTKYQRRSWGYLRWRMLLRAGFLREMLCNKSAQLIICL; encoded by the exons ATGAAGAGCTTCGAGATCGATGGtaccactctctctctcgctctcttcGTCGACGTTACCAATTCCAA AGAGCTTCTGGAGTTGATGCAAGCAGGGACTTTGGAACCAGAAGTAGCATTTCTCAATGCTTCACTT ATACCAGATGTTTTccctgttcttgctgcagcaaACAAGACGCTTGTAGCAAAAATACGAGACTCACTGACAACCCGCACTCTTCATTCGGAGCTTGTCTACAACTACTCAGGCTCCAAACAT ATATCGGAGTCCTTGAAGAGGTGCGGCATATCAGACAGCACCACTTACATCCTCGCAGCTCGTTTTGGTGCTACAGCTGATGAG ATGACAGCCATAAAGGGGCTTATCAAAGGGACAGAAATAGGGTTGGAGGAATTGGAAACACGAGCTAATCAAGCCCAGATACAGAAGGTttgttcatcatcatcatcatcgatcCGATTTAAATATGTTGTTGCTGGTGTTGATGTTTGCTTTGTTGATCTCAGCACTACAAAATATCAGCGCCGGAGTTGGGGATATCTTCGGTGGCGGATGCTATTACGTGCAGGATTTCTGCGCGAGATGCTTTGTAACAAAAGCGCTCAGCTTATTATCTGCTTGTAA
- the LOC131000842 gene encoding B3 domain-containing protein Os01g0234100-like isoform X3, whose translation MAVSPVHDSGGTITCKKLKRKSATPEESKAKQRSSIWEMKRRLVKQRLMDLSYADENEESITVETPLVHSAGVSNSTMERAQEVQANLSPKSSPSFIKRMLKSHVSGGFWLGLPKKFCAAHLPEQDEMVVLVGENEDRYNTRYLVEKTGLSGGWRTFSIEHKLLAEDVLVFQLIEPCKFKVHIVRSRSVTDIDGARTLQNLSFHAEPTTENDNSTLMVKMEEEDVLITETARDKCVELYPAKNKQIKDTGGSVYPSEAAPNQTGDDNDHASSETMDGIKFSESFLSFKDVKSFKDFSIHVDGLMIDAEMPLHLRRKYYELCRSQNTFLHENLMKGLNTKLAAGMISETSNIADAIRAAKPSAGAADHLRNWDTALKAFEELGMVVGFLRARIDKLLTLSRQVEDIIEQKRCERAEAKEETRRLNLKLLDVKIQIQNLDAEIDGLIAKNEEQVYVFREAAAAPW comes from the exons ATGGCGGTCTCTCCAGTGCATGATTCTGGAGGAACTATTACTTGCAAG AAGCTTAAGCGGAAAAGTGCTACACCGGAGGAGTCTAAG GCTAAGCAGCGGAGTTCTATATGGGAGATGAAGAGAAGGCTGGTGAAGCAGAGGCTAATGGACCTTAGCTATGCAGACGAGAAT GAAGAGTCAATTACTGTGGAAACACCTCTTGTACA TAGTGCTGGTGTCTCAAACTCCACTATGGAACGAGCACAAGAGGTTCAAGCAAATCTGTCACCCAAATCCTCCCCTAGTTTTATAAAGCGAATGCTCAAATCTCATGTATCTGGTGGATTCTGGTTG GGCCTACCAAAGAAATTTTGTGCTGCACATCTACCGGAACAGGATGAGATGGTAGTTCTGGTAGGTGAAAATGAAGATAGATACAATACGAGGTACTTGGTGGAGAAAACTGGTCTAAGTGGTGGATGGAGAACCTTCTCGATTGAACATAAGTTGCTTGCCGAAGATGTCTTAGTTTTTCAACTGATTGAGCCGTGCAAGTTTAAG GTACACATTGTGAGAAGCAGAAGCGTTACAGATATTGATGGAGCTAGAACCCTTCAAAATCTAAGTTTTCATGCAGAGCCAACAACTGAAAATGATAATTCCACCTTGATGGtgaaaatggaagaagaagaTGTGCTGATTACTGAAACAGCAAGGGACAAATGTGTGGAGCTCTATCCTGCtaaaaacaaacaaatcaaagatACAGGAGGATCGGTTTATCCTAGTGAAGCTGCACCCAATCAAACTGGAGATGACAACGATCATGCTAGTTCAGAGACCATGGATGGCATCAAATTCTCAGAATCTTTTCTAAGTTTCAAAGACGTGAAGAGCTTCAAAGATTTCAGCATCCACGTTGATGGCCTAATGATCGATGCAGAGATGCCTTTACATCTCAGAAGAAAGTATTACGAGCTCTGTCGCAGCCAAAACACGTTTCTCCATGAGAATCTTATGAAGGGCCTCAACACGAAGCTAGCTGCTGGTATGATATCTGAGACCTCCAACATAGCCGATGCTATCAGAGCAGCCAAGCCAAGTGCGGGCGCTGCTGACCACTTGCGTAACTGGGATACGGCTCTTAAAGCTTTCGAGGAGTTGGGCATGGTGGTGGGATTCCTGCGTGCCCGGATAGATAAGCTGCTCACTCTCTCTCGCCAAGTCGAAGATATAATTGAGCAGAAGAGGTGCGAAAGAGCTGAAGCCAAAGAAGAAACGCGACGCCTCAACTTGAAGCTCTTGGATGTCAAGATCCAGATACAGAATCTTGATGCTGAGATTGATGGTCTCATAGCGAAAAACGAAGAGCAGGTCTATGTTTTTAgagaggctgctgctgctcctTGGTGA
- the LOC131000842 gene encoding B3 domain-containing protein Os01g0234100-like isoform X1 → MAVSPVHDSGGTITCKKLKRKSATPEESKAKQRSSIWEMKRRLVKQRLMDLSYADENEESITVETPLVHSTPQESPPTNDVNSSAGVSNSTMERAQEVQANLSPKSSPSFIKRMLKSHVSGGFWLGLPKKFCAAHLPEQDEMVVLVGENEDRYNTRYLVEKTGLSGGWRTFSIEHKLLAEDVLVFQLIEPCKFKVHIVRSRSVTDIDGARTLQNLSFHAEPTTENDNSTLMVKMEEEDVLITETARDKCVELYPAKNKQIKDTGGSVYPSEAAPNQTGDDNDHASSETMDGIKFSESFLSFKDVKSFKDFSIHVDGLMIDAEMPLHLRRKYYELCRSQNTFLHENLMKGLNTKLAAGMISETSNIADAIRAAKPSAGAADHLRNWDTALKAFEELGMVVGFLRARIDKLLTLSRQVEDIIEQKRCERAEAKEETRRLNLKLLDVKIQIQNLDAEIDGLIAKNEEQVYVFREAAAAPW, encoded by the exons ATGGCGGTCTCTCCAGTGCATGATTCTGGAGGAACTATTACTTGCAAG AAGCTTAAGCGGAAAAGTGCTACACCGGAGGAGTCTAAG GCTAAGCAGCGGAGTTCTATATGGGAGATGAAGAGAAGGCTGGTGAAGCAGAGGCTAATGGACCTTAGCTATGCAGACGAGAAT GAAGAGTCAATTACTGTGGAAACACCTCTTGTACA TAGTACACCCCAAGAGAGTCCTCCTACTAATGATGTTAACAGTAGTGCTGGTGTCTCAAACTCCACTATGGAACGAGCACAAGAGGTTCAAGCAAATCTGTCACCCAAATCCTCCCCTAGTTTTATAAAGCGAATGCTCAAATCTCATGTATCTGGTGGATTCTGGTTG GGCCTACCAAAGAAATTTTGTGCTGCACATCTACCGGAACAGGATGAGATGGTAGTTCTGGTAGGTGAAAATGAAGATAGATACAATACGAGGTACTTGGTGGAGAAAACTGGTCTAAGTGGTGGATGGAGAACCTTCTCGATTGAACATAAGTTGCTTGCCGAAGATGTCTTAGTTTTTCAACTGATTGAGCCGTGCAAGTTTAAG GTACACATTGTGAGAAGCAGAAGCGTTACAGATATTGATGGAGCTAGAACCCTTCAAAATCTAAGTTTTCATGCAGAGCCAACAACTGAAAATGATAATTCCACCTTGATGGtgaaaatggaagaagaagaTGTGCTGATTACTGAAACAGCAAGGGACAAATGTGTGGAGCTCTATCCTGCtaaaaacaaacaaatcaaagatACAGGAGGATCGGTTTATCCTAGTGAAGCTGCACCCAATCAAACTGGAGATGACAACGATCATGCTAGTTCAGAGACCATGGATGGCATCAAATTCTCAGAATCTTTTCTAAGTTTCAAAGACGTGAAGAGCTTCAAAGATTTCAGCATCCACGTTGATGGCCTAATGATCGATGCAGAGATGCCTTTACATCTCAGAAGAAAGTATTACGAGCTCTGTCGCAGCCAAAACACGTTTCTCCATGAGAATCTTATGAAGGGCCTCAACACGAAGCTAGCTGCTGGTATGATATCTGAGACCTCCAACATAGCCGATGCTATCAGAGCAGCCAAGCCAAGTGCGGGCGCTGCTGACCACTTGCGTAACTGGGATACGGCTCTTAAAGCTTTCGAGGAGTTGGGCATGGTGGTGGGATTCCTGCGTGCCCGGATAGATAAGCTGCTCACTCTCTCTCGCCAAGTCGAAGATATAATTGAGCAGAAGAGGTGCGAAAGAGCTGAAGCCAAAGAAGAAACGCGACGCCTCAACTTGAAGCTCTTGGATGTCAAGATCCAGATACAGAATCTTGATGCTGAGATTGATGGTCTCATAGCGAAAAACGAAGAGCAGGTCTATGTTTTTAgagaggctgctgctgctcctTGGTGA
- the LOC131000911 gene encoding cold-regulated protein 27-like, with protein sequence MWTDEKHNLFLEHLEVSFVKQLHQSISLLDQCSYQDKGDKSITQIDQINARDTSKQLAARLHGCLKKIKCNRGYPISHVSIDSIGHIESPRVYRSKRIGMKRPAASARTPGHLTLCNAENVGKVVKPHGSDTCSHQFCASTTNHCDSHDSEKEGTGQNFVDEDNESNSDTESRVKRLKTVSPD encoded by the exons ATGTGGACTGATGAGAAGCACAACTTATTTCTTGAACATTTGGAAGTCTCATTTGTTAAGCAGCTGCACCAGTCTATCAGTTTGCTTGATCAGTGCTCATATCAGGACAAGGGAGACAAAAGCATTACACAAATAGATCAAATAAATGCCCGTGACACTTCTAAGCAG TTGGCTGCTCGGCTGCATGGATGTTTGAAAAAGATCAAGTGCAATAGGGGTTATCCTATTTCCCATGTTTCAATTGATTCCATTGGTCATATTGAGAGTCCACGGGTATATCGTAGTAAGCGCATCGGGATGAAGCGTCCTGCTGCATCAGCTCGTACACCAGGACATTTAACGCTTTGTAATGCAGAGAATGTTGGGAAAGTTGTTAAACCTCATGGATCGGATACTTGTTCACATCAATTTTGTGCCAGTACTACTAATCACTGTGATTCGCATGACTCCGAGAAAG AGGGTACAGGTCAGAATTTTGTCGATGAAGACAACGAATCAAACTCAGATACTGAGTCTCGAGTGAAAAGATTGAAGACTGTGTCACCGGATTAG
- the LOC131000882 gene encoding ceramide synthase LOH2 isoform X1, producing the protein MESFWTPNGVPGVSHFAVAFYFVFAFFAARAFLDRFIFRRLAVWLVTRGTSRSKRSEETRTKIAKCAESMWKFTYYGTAEFCVLAANYQEPWFTDVKEYFTGWPNQELKLSVKLIYMCQCGFYLYSIAALLTWETRRKDFSVMMSHHIVTVILISYSYMTRFFQIGIVILALHDASDVFLEGAKIFKYSGKELGASAFFGLFAISWLVLRLIYFPFWIIRSSSYYLCQVLNLSQTSHATMYYIFNTMLITLLVFHIYWWVLICSMITRQLNNRGKVGEDIRSGESFYFWRYA; encoded by the exons ATGGAATCGTTCTGGACGCCTAATGGCGTCCCCGGCGTTTCGCATTTTGCCGTAGCTTTCTATTTCGTTTTTGCGTTCTTCGCGGCAAGGGCATTCCTCGACAGATTTATTTTTCGC AGGCTGGCAGTCTGGCTGGTGACCCGAGGTACTAGTCGGTCGAAACGGAGTGAGGAGACAAGGACAAAGATAGCAAAATGTGCAGAGTCCATGTGGAAGTTTACGTACTATGGTACTGCTGAGTTTTGTGTTTTGGCAGCTAATTACCAGGAACCATGGTTTACAGATGTGAAAGAATACTTTACAGGCTGGCCTAATCAAGAACTTAA GCTTTCCGTGAAACTTATCTACATGTGCCAATGTGGATTCTACCTCTATAGCATTGCTGCCCTCCTTACCTGGGAAACTCGAAGGAAGGATTTCTCTGTCATGATGTCTCATCATATCGTCACTGTCATCCTAATTTCTTATTCATATATGACAAG GTTCTTCCAGATAGGAATTGTTATTCTTGCATTGCATGATGCCAGCGATGTATTCCTTGAAGGtgctaaaatttttaaatactcAGGAAAAGAGCTAGGAGCTAGTGCATTTTTTGGTTTGTTTGCCATATCATGGCTCGTGCTAAGGCTTATATACTTTCCGTTTTGGATCATCAGGTCATCGAG CTACTATTTATGTCAAGTCCTGAACCTGTCACAGACATCCCATGCAACAATGTACTATATCTTCAACACAATGTTAATAACTCTGCTTGTTTTCCACATTTACTGGTGGGTCCTCATATGTTCAATGATAACAAGACAGCTGAACAATAGAGGAAAAGTTGGGGAAGACATACGATCAGGTGagtctttttatttttggagatATGCATAA
- the LOC131000842 gene encoding B3 domain-containing protein Os01g0234100-like isoform X2, whose product MAVSPVHDSGGTITCKKLKRKSATPEESKAKQRSSIWEMKRRLVKQRLMDLSYADENEESITVETPLVHTPQESPPTNDVNSSAGVSNSTMERAQEVQANLSPKSSPSFIKRMLKSHVSGGFWLGLPKKFCAAHLPEQDEMVVLVGENEDRYNTRYLVEKTGLSGGWRTFSIEHKLLAEDVLVFQLIEPCKFKVHIVRSRSVTDIDGARTLQNLSFHAEPTTENDNSTLMVKMEEEDVLITETARDKCVELYPAKNKQIKDTGGSVYPSEAAPNQTGDDNDHASSETMDGIKFSESFLSFKDVKSFKDFSIHVDGLMIDAEMPLHLRRKYYELCRSQNTFLHENLMKGLNTKLAAGMISETSNIADAIRAAKPSAGAADHLRNWDTALKAFEELGMVVGFLRARIDKLLTLSRQVEDIIEQKRCERAEAKEETRRLNLKLLDVKIQIQNLDAEIDGLIAKNEEQVYVFREAAAAPW is encoded by the exons ATGGCGGTCTCTCCAGTGCATGATTCTGGAGGAACTATTACTTGCAAG AAGCTTAAGCGGAAAAGTGCTACACCGGAGGAGTCTAAG GCTAAGCAGCGGAGTTCTATATGGGAGATGAAGAGAAGGCTGGTGAAGCAGAGGCTAATGGACCTTAGCTATGCAGACGAGAAT GAAGAGTCAATTACTGTGGAAACACCTCTTGTACA TACACCCCAAGAGAGTCCTCCTACTAATGATGTTAACAGTAGTGCTGGTGTCTCAAACTCCACTATGGAACGAGCACAAGAGGTTCAAGCAAATCTGTCACCCAAATCCTCCCCTAGTTTTATAAAGCGAATGCTCAAATCTCATGTATCTGGTGGATTCTGGTTG GGCCTACCAAAGAAATTTTGTGCTGCACATCTACCGGAACAGGATGAGATGGTAGTTCTGGTAGGTGAAAATGAAGATAGATACAATACGAGGTACTTGGTGGAGAAAACTGGTCTAAGTGGTGGATGGAGAACCTTCTCGATTGAACATAAGTTGCTTGCCGAAGATGTCTTAGTTTTTCAACTGATTGAGCCGTGCAAGTTTAAG GTACACATTGTGAGAAGCAGAAGCGTTACAGATATTGATGGAGCTAGAACCCTTCAAAATCTAAGTTTTCATGCAGAGCCAACAACTGAAAATGATAATTCCACCTTGATGGtgaaaatggaagaagaagaTGTGCTGATTACTGAAACAGCAAGGGACAAATGTGTGGAGCTCTATCCTGCtaaaaacaaacaaatcaaagatACAGGAGGATCGGTTTATCCTAGTGAAGCTGCACCCAATCAAACTGGAGATGACAACGATCATGCTAGTTCAGAGACCATGGATGGCATCAAATTCTCAGAATCTTTTCTAAGTTTCAAAGACGTGAAGAGCTTCAAAGATTTCAGCATCCACGTTGATGGCCTAATGATCGATGCAGAGATGCCTTTACATCTCAGAAGAAAGTATTACGAGCTCTGTCGCAGCCAAAACACGTTTCTCCATGAGAATCTTATGAAGGGCCTCAACACGAAGCTAGCTGCTGGTATGATATCTGAGACCTCCAACATAGCCGATGCTATCAGAGCAGCCAAGCCAAGTGCGGGCGCTGCTGACCACTTGCGTAACTGGGATACGGCTCTTAAAGCTTTCGAGGAGTTGGGCATGGTGGTGGGATTCCTGCGTGCCCGGATAGATAAGCTGCTCACTCTCTCTCGCCAAGTCGAAGATATAATTGAGCAGAAGAGGTGCGAAAGAGCTGAAGCCAAAGAAGAAACGCGACGCCTCAACTTGAAGCTCTTGGATGTCAAGATCCAGATACAGAATCTTGATGCTGAGATTGATGGTCTCATAGCGAAAAACGAAGAGCAGGTCTATGTTTTTAgagaggctgctgctgctcctTGGTGA